Proteins from a genomic interval of Nostoc sp. TCL240-02:
- the ylqF gene encoding ribosome biogenesis GTPase YlqF yields MAITQNYRLNVIQWYPGHIAKAEKKLKEQLKRVDVVFEVRDARIPLATHHPQIGEWVEGKTRVLILNRVDMITPQMRSLWIDWFKRQGEVPYFTNAQHGKGIAEVARAAQAAGVELNQRRSDRGMLPRPVRAVVIGFPNVGKSALINRLLGRRVVESAARPGVTRQLRWVRISEHLELLDAPGVIPLRLEDQDAALKLAICDDIGEASYDNQLVAAALVDLFNYLEAVTTDLLPRKPLQSRYQLDSISDTGDTYLHALAEHRYKGDVERAARQLLTDFRKGLLGEMSLELPPN; encoded by the coding sequence ATGGCTATAACTCAAAACTATAGATTAAACGTAATTCAATGGTATCCAGGTCACATTGCGAAAGCGGAAAAGAAACTCAAAGAACAGCTTAAGCGCGTAGATGTGGTATTTGAGGTACGAGATGCCCGAATTCCCTTAGCGACTCATCATCCCCAAATAGGTGAGTGGGTAGAGGGTAAGACACGGGTATTGATACTTAACCGAGTAGATATGATTACGCCACAAATGCGATCGCTGTGGATAGATTGGTTTAAACGTCAAGGAGAAGTCCCTTATTTTACCAACGCTCAACATGGTAAAGGTATAGCAGAAGTGGCGCGGGCAGCGCAAGCGGCCGGAGTAGAATTAAATCAAAGAAGAAGCGATCGCGGAATGTTACCTCGTCCAGTCCGGGCTGTGGTCATTGGTTTTCCCAATGTTGGTAAATCAGCTTTGATTAACCGCCTTTTAGGACGGCGAGTAGTGGAAAGTGCAGCCCGTCCTGGGGTAACTCGCCAATTGCGCTGGGTGCGAATTTCTGAACATTTGGAATTGTTAGATGCTCCTGGTGTCATCCCTCTAAGGTTAGAAGACCAAGATGCAGCATTGAAACTAGCGATTTGTGATGATATCGGCGAAGCATCTTACGATAATCAGCTAGTAGCAGCAGCCTTAGTGGATTTATTCAACTACTTGGAAGCTGTAACTACAGATTTGTTACCGAGGAAACCATTACAGTCCCGCTACCAACTCGATTCGATCTCAGACACCGGGGATACTTATCTACATGCTTTAGCAGAGCATCGTTACAAAGGTGATGTAGAGCGTGCTGCAAGGCAACTTTTAACAGATTTTCGTAAGGGGTTATTAGGTGAAATGAGTTTAGAATTACCTCCTAACTAG